In Clupea harengus chromosome 4, Ch_v2.0.2, whole genome shotgun sequence, the genomic stretch caatatctttaaaaaaaatctcacaACAGTCTCCCTATATTCCTTCATATTATATTTGAACGTAAAAAATCCTGAAGATCCATGACATGGAGAATGGAGGGATAGCAAAACACAACAATTGTACAagaaatatttaaataatttaaatgttatCAAAGAtacaatgaaaatataatttttgaGGGGGAGAATAGATACTTAGATTCATTTACTTAAGTTAAGCATTTTTCAGGCATTATAAGATTTAATAATTAAGTGGTattatgaaattaaattatGAAACACCATCCCACTCATAACAGATCCATGGCATTTGTAAAATCAGTAGTTCAAAGGGTCAACATCACTCCATCACAGTTTAACCACTGCTGCCATGTAATACCTCTCACATATGTGCTTTACACAGTCCAACTCATCACCTTGGCCAGGGCTCAACAGTACTGCAATGACCGAACTAGTACAGCCTTGTAGGGTTCACATTCGGATCAAGAGGCCAAAATAAGGCAGTCACATCTTTCCTAAATGGAAATTTTGAATGGTGCCAGTATGTGACTGACCCAATTTTCCTGCCAGAAATGCATTTGGTGAAATGGTTTACAGTTTGGATGATGGCCTTGACTGGGGAATTCCCAGTGTTCATAACCTCGCATTTGCTACAGAGAATGCAATTGGGGCAAAATTTAACAGAAGATGTGGTGCTGTTATAGCGGAGATAGGTCTTGCAAACATCCAGGGTCTACGGCCACTGAATGGAGTTAGTTTGAGAGGTTCACGTCCTGTATGTAATGAAAACTCCTACTAAACTCGTACTTGAAACTCTCCTTTGCAACTGCAACCCCAATTTGACATATGTATGGACAGCTTGACACTGGACTTTATATATTCACTACTCTCATTAGTCAAAGtcagaaaataaaactgcatgGCATGTCCAATTGATCGccgaaaaaaaaataaagaaaatcacAACTCACATGGTAAAACCATCACAATTTGAAATCAGCCTATATATTATGCTTATTCAAATTTACTTCAAAATCACACCATAATAGATACTGACCTTGATTCTGTTTGAATATCATCTGTGGCAAATTAAACTGTACAGGTGGCCAACTATGGGAAGAGTGaccataaaaaataaaagtgtaAACATTAGAGGAAAAAATATATGTGTAAATAATTGAAAAATAGGTCTTGCTTCTTCAGTGTTGGTTGGAAAGGCTACTGGAGAGCAGCTAGGGGAATATTGGGGGTTAGTCCAGTTTTTAGACCCTCAGCACAGCACCGGGGGtagcctgcagggggcgctaACAGCCGTGCTCGTTCTCCTCCATGCTTATGctgctcctgcagctgctgtccTTGGAGGCGCCtggtgagacagaggagagcagggggtCTCCGGTGCCCACTGTGGACAGATTGTCGTCCATCAGGATGTCGTCCAGcttggaggacgaggaggaggatagGGGCGCTTTGGGCGCGAGGCCATATGCCGAGGGGTCGCCGGGAGGCCCGTGGCTGTCGTTGAAGGAGATGGTGCCGTCGGTGAGGTCCAGCGTGGTGGGCCGGGACATGTCGGATCCGTCGTGGTGCTGGTGGGCTGGGTACAGCTCCTGGTTGCAGTCTCCCCGGGAAGGTTCCCGCTTGATGGAGCGTGCGGTCAGCTCTGAGGCACATAGGGCAGAGGGCACTGCCAGGCCGTGGGCGCGTGCCTGCATCTCCAGCTCCTACAGGGCATCACCGGGGAAACAGGAGTGTTTGAATGTTACAGGATTCATTACTGGAACAATTGTTACTGTGGCTTTTACCACTGGCAATTTACATAGTTAAACTCAACTTGCAATCAACCGTTGGAATTAAAATCTTAAAGAAAGGACTATCTCTGTCCACTGTATGCATTCTTTGCGCTGGCAGTgtctattttttatatattaacTAAATACATCAGTGTAGACAACACTAAGTGCTCTTGATGGAAAAAATGCCCTCAGTGCAGAATGTTTGTTTTCTGCTCTGGAGCTTTCAGTTGAAAACAGTTCAGTATTTGGAATGGCGCTAGGCTCGTCAATGTCACTTCTCTCATGCTGACCACTTCAAATCAAGGAGGGGGCGGGACATACACTGTCCACATTGTCAGCAAAGGCAAATCTAGCCGCCCCAGTCATATATGACTTAATATAAAAAGACTACCACAACCAAAATGTAAATTACAAAGCCTGGAGGGACAACAGCTTCGGTTGTAATGCCAAATTAGTTTCTTCTGCTTGTTGAAGTCATATTTTTAATCTGCTGAGTACTGAGTACTTTcagttagctagttagttagcataaacaatgttaatgtCCGGAAGTGCTTGTAGGCGTTTTTTGTAACCCAGCAACAATAAATGCTTCTAAGAATCTGAAAATGAGGACGTGGGCGCTGCCAGTGCAAAAAACACATCAGGTGCACACAGGCCCTAAAGCCCCTCAAAGagtacaacaacaaaaacaagtacAACAACGGAAAACATTCTTTGGTGTCTCATTTTTATTTCACCATTTGTGTCAGGTACAACCTCTTTTCGTTTCTATGCAGAGTCCTATGAGGATCATGGCTCCTGTGGATCAACCCTGGGTTCTGTTGCAATTGCAAATGTGTGACCCTTTCTAGAACCCACAGCCCTGTACCTGTATCCGCAGGATCAGATGGCGGTTGGCGTGTTCTAGTTTCTTCTGCCGGGTCTCCAGCTCTTTGGCACGTTGCTGCTCTCTCTGTAGCTTCCTGATGTAGTCCACGGAGGCCTTGAGAATGGTGCCCTTGTTCCAGCGCATATCCCTGAGGGGTGGACGGTTAAGACACTCAGCTGACACCAACAGATAGAATCGAACTCGATGGCTTGCAAGATGCCTGTTCCCAAAAAGGGCACGGCCCTCTAAGCAGTTTAAGAAGAAAGGAAGCAAACTTACGGGTCATTTGATTTAGGGATTAAAGTCCCCAGTTCCTTGATGCGATCATTGATATTGAACCGCCGCCTTCTCTCGACTGGTCAGGAGTGTTGTTTTGTGACCacaaagagacagtgagagagtaaTTAGACATCGGAGCAACCATATGACATGAGAAATGATACAGACACTATCACTCAAGAGGCCTTATTTCTGGTGAATGTGAATGAGTGACATACTCAGGTTAtgattgtcttttttttggCGTTCTTTGGCTAGTGCTCTGACTTCTGGGGAAAAACGGAagaagcaaacacaaatgatagATTTAATGGGTGATCTGAACAAAAATCTGAACATATTCCTCTGCACATTACATCAGAAGAACATGACACTTTGTCACATCACTGACGAGGCATGATAACAATGACTATTCAAATTTTTTTATTGGAGTTTGAATGACCACACGTACCTACAGGGAACCCTTCAGGCCTCTGATAGTTTTCAAACTTGCCACAAGATCCAGGCTTGTCCAGCATGTGCATCATGGCTGGAGATGGAGTGACTATTTGGCACATGACATTTTGAGAGTGTTTATTGTTCACTGAAAACATAATAGCATAACCATGGTGTGACATTTCAGAAAATGGCTGACATGACGTACATACTGGAATTAGACTGAATAGCACACATTTCAGTACAGTGCATGTTCAAAAGGCCTGGAGAGTGTTTGAAAACACACAGTTGGTGGAGTTGCCATCTTTCACCTAGAGATTTGCTACAAATATGGGGATTGGGCCTTGAGGCAGACCAGTAGGTGTTACATACCGACCACCAGGTGACATAGCCCTTTACCATATACAACAAGTTCAGTTTGAGGAGGACACTCACCAGAGAATTCCCTTTTAATGTTGGGCAGATTGGCTGGGCATGAGTTGCTGATGGCCAGACCTGGTGGCGGCATGCCTTGGTTGTTGTACATATCCAGGATGTTGGCAGATACCCCAATCTGTGGAGGTACATGATCATCAGACATCCAGACAGAGCACTGGAGAATAAAGGTACATGGTCATCAGACAGAGCACAGGAGAATAAAGGCTCTCTCCATCACTGACACTCAAAACTCTTCTCTggcccacaacaacaacatgcaaCGAGTGGGGACATGTTTCAGTGGAAGGATAATTCATCACGTTAATCAACAGAACTGTTAAAACTTCAGCAATACTGTAAAAGTTCCACCCCTTCTAAAGGTGTACACCTCCTGAACACTGAACCTTTATGGTATCTCTATCTATATGGTAACCTGGAATTACTTTGCTCAATTTATGGCATTTCCACTGAAGCATAGTCTTCACAACCACTGCTGCAGTGCAGATGATGGTGGCAGCTGGTGTGAGTTGCTCTGAGAGATAATGAGCAGGATGACAgccctgtctcactccctccagGTGTTGATTAGGATTACACTGCTCCATATGGGCTTCACTAAGGAATGAACACTGCTGCGTTAACTCGCAGTGAAGCTCTCAACGCCTTGACTAAAGAAATGGCTCCAAGCAAGCCACTACTGCATACTGCATCAACCGACAATGACCAGGCTGGATTTTATGAAGCTGTGAACactgacagaggagagagagggaaggaggtgagaggatgTTTTACCGAGTTGCCCATTTGAAGCCCCGGGTCCATAAGTCCAAGGATATCATCGTTGTAACTGGACTCCAAACTAATAATGTCATCAATGACATCGTCCATCTGGAATTACAAAACATCAAAAATGTGACACACTTTCAGATACACAGTTCATAATTCATGAATATGCATGTACTATTCTCTGTCCTATCCGTGTTTTTTGCATCATTATATTTTGTCAGTTAGATGTTTTTTTGTCTCCTTTCAACCAAAAACACTCAACACATATGAGGCATTCTTGTGATACCAGTTTTAGACATCAGTGAACAATGGAGTTGGAGCTCAAAGTCCATTACAGTATGGCAGCCAATGGATGCACACATTTCGCACACATagcaaataatgaatttgtcGGTGTTGACAACCCGCAAACAACATATAGTGTAccaaaaaatacatacaaatgtatacatacaagtgAGAAACAGATTAAGACCATGGGAGTCTAGACAGAAGACAATTTTACCCCCCAACAGGACAAACACAAATCCAACTATGTAAAAAAGAAATTACACAATTTTGGTAAGTTGCATTCTTTTTCATGCATTACGCTTGCCTCCTgtacctctttctctgtagaGTTGAGGGTCAGTAAGGCCATAGGGCTGTTGGGGGCACTGTTCCCCGGCCCCGGAGGCATGCCCCCGTGATCAGGTCCCTGGTTGGAGCAGGGTAAGCTGACCACCTGGGACCCAAGCTTGTTCAGGCTCACACAGGGTTGCTGTGTGGTGGACAGGTAAGCCTTCACCTGTTGCCTCTGAGCCTGCTGGATGTGGTACTTGGTGGGGTTCTCtaggtgtgtgttcacctgagtgagtgagggagagagataagaaagAGTCAAGATATTTACACAAATCTTAGTTCACATATTCTCATCTGCGTTAATATAAGGATGTCAGACAAATGTAGGTTGTAGAACAATTATGTAAACTTCTAATTGATATTAAATGGtacagtgctgtttttccaCATACAATCAGCTGTGCAGATGAATCATTGGCTGACGGACACTCACCACTCAATTTAGATGCAATTAATTAAAAGTCAttacaaaaatgaaaagcaaTTAAAAGGCATTGTAAATTGCAAACCAAATTTAAGACcacaatatttaaaaaattaaaCACATTAACTATACAAGTCATGCTTTTAGATTATTAATCTATAAAACGTGATGATCGTTAGGACGTGTTGCCAATCTGATATAATCGGCATCTATATTAATATAATGATGACTGAGGTAATTACTTTAGAAGGTTTTTtggctaaattaaattaattcagCCCCACCTGATAATACGGATGGTACTCAAGCATCTCCAACATCCTTCAGAGTTTTAAAGAAAGAATATCCGTCCGTAATCCAAGAGCAATCACCAGCGTACGCTAAACGCTGTCACTGTACTCTCTTGACTCTTCTCAACAGTGCAAACAAACTCCGAGACTCCTCGCCATCCACGTGTCTTATAAGGGGCGAGAAACTCATTCGCTATGCATGAAACGCAGTAATTGGGAGATACAACGGAGCCTTTTAAAAGTCTGTGTTGGTCCATACAAGTGATTTATGGTTTTAGGGTCCTTCTCTGACGTTATCCTCTACAATTGACTCTTGTCACTCAACAAGGCAACTTGTCTCCACACTGACACTTGCCCTCAAGAcaggaaaacagacaaacaaataaaaaaactgaaattaaGTTACACTTAAGACCTTAGCAGAGTGAAGCTTCATGGCACTGTATGTTCATGTCGGGCAAGGCTATGTCTGAGTTACATAAACAATAACAGCATAGGCTCCAATAACTTCTACTGCAATAATCTTTGAGCCAATTTACGGGACTACAACAAAATGATTAAATGATggttaaataatgtttttaacgACTACATTGCAACCTATCAAGGCCACTGTCTACAACTACATTTGCTGTTGTGataagagatagagacagatacaTGTTCAGCTATTTCCCACCAAAATCGCATCAAAAGCATAAACACATTCTTCTTGCGCATTTTAAACATAATGGGATTTTGGACTGGGCAATGCATGTGCTGAAACGCACACGTGGAAAAGAAAAACTAGGACTGTGGTTTACAATTAAGT encodes the following:
- the LOC105906851 gene encoding microphthalmia-associated transcription factor-like isoform X1; translation: MTASVCSSGLSHCALLCEGIGVLVQAAPAHPPTTIHTLTHIYLLIHTHTLSLTHKHSSVTFSAIQGQAIHLQEKKMEALGIQVHRSCSFYSNHLNPSEQHGSSKPPLSTSSVTSRILLRQQLMREQLQEQERREQQRRQASSSSCSSSSPYARPPNASQTPAINVTAPPSLPSSAQVPMEVLKVNTHLENPTKYHIQQAQRQQVKAYLSTTQQPCVSLNKLGSQVVSLPCSNQGPDHGGMPPGPGNSAPNSPMALLTLNSTEKEMDDVIDDIISLESSYNDDILGLMDPGLQMGNSIGVSANILDMYNNQGMPPPGLAISNSCPANLPNIKREFSVTPSPAMMHMLDKPGSCGKFENYQRPEGFPVEVRALAKERQKKDNHNLIERRRRFNINDRIKELGTLIPKSNDPDMRWNKGTILKASVDYIRKLQREQQRAKELETRQKKLEHANRHLILRIQELEMQARAHGLAVPSALCASELTARSIKREPSRGDCNQELYPAHQHHDGSDMSRPTTLDLTDGTISFNDSHGPPGDPSAYGLAPKAPLSSSSSSKLDDILMDDNLSTVGTGDPLLSSVSPGASKDSSCRSSISMEENEHGC
- the LOC105906851 gene encoding microphthalmia-associated transcription factor-like isoform X4 — protein: MRLISNPSEQHGSSKPPLSTSSVTSRILLRQQLMREQLQEQERREQQRRQASSSSCSSSSPYARPPNASQTPAINVTAPPSLPSSAQVPMEVLKVNTHLENPTKYHIQQAQRQQVKAYLSTTQQPCVSLNKLGSQVVSLPCSNQGPDHGGMPPGPGNSAPNSPMALLTLNSTEKEMDDVIDDIISLESSYNDDILGLMDPGLQMGNSIGVSANILDMYNNQGMPPPGLAISNSCPANLPNIKREFSVTPSPAMMHMLDKPGSCGKFENYQRPEGFPVEVRALAKERQKKDNHNLIERRRRFNINDRIKELGTLIPKSNDPDMRWNKGTILKASVDYIRKLQREQQRAKELETRQKKLEHANRHLILRIQELEMQARAHGLAVPSALCASELTARSIKREPSRGDCNQELYPAHQHHDGSDMSRPTTLDLTDGTISFNDSHGPPGDPSAYGLAPKAPLSSSSSSKLDDILMDDNLSTVGTGDPLLSSVSPGASKDSSCRSSISMEENEHGC
- the LOC105906851 gene encoding microphthalmia-associated transcription factor-like isoform X2, which encodes MTASVCSSGLSHCALLCEGIGVLVQAAPAHPPTTIHTLTHIYLLIHTHTLSLTHKHSSVTFSAIQGQAIHLQEKKMEALGIQVHRSCSFYSNHLNPSEQHGSSKPPLSTSSVTSRILLRQQLMREQLQEQERREQQRRQASSSSCSSSSPYARPPNASQTPAINVTAPPSLPSSAQVPMEVLKVNTHLENPTKYHIQQAQRQQVKAYLSTTQQPCVSLNKLGSQVVSLPCSNQGPDHGGMPPGPGNSAPNSPMALLTLNSTEKEMDDVIDDIISLESSYNDDILGLMDPGLQMGNSIGVSANILDMYNNQGMPPPGLAISNSCPANLPNIKREFSVTPSPAMMHMLDKPGSCGKFENYQRPEGFPVVRALAKERQKKDNHNLIERRRRFNINDRIKELGTLIPKSNDPDMRWNKGTILKASVDYIRKLQREQQRAKELETRQKKLEHANRHLILRIQELEMQARAHGLAVPSALCASELTARSIKREPSRGDCNQELYPAHQHHDGSDMSRPTTLDLTDGTISFNDSHGPPGDPSAYGLAPKAPLSSSSSSKLDDILMDDNLSTVGTGDPLLSSVSPGASKDSSCRSSISMEENEHGC
- the LOC105906851 gene encoding microphthalmia-associated transcription factor-like isoform X3: MQAESGIVPDFDVGEDFHEEPKTYYELKSQPLKNSNPSEQHGSSKPPLSTSSVTSRILLRQQLMREQLQEQERREQQRRQASSSSCSSSSPYARPPNASQTPAINVTAPPSLPSSAQVPMEVLKVNTHLENPTKYHIQQAQRQQVKAYLSTTQQPCVSLNKLGSQVVSLPCSNQGPDHGGMPPGPGNSAPNSPMALLTLNSTEKEMDDVIDDIISLESSYNDDILGLMDPGLQMGNSIGVSANILDMYNNQGMPPPGLAISNSCPANLPNIKREFSVTPSPAMMHMLDKPGSCGKFENYQRPEGFPVEVRALAKERQKKDNHNLIERRRRFNINDRIKELGTLIPKSNDPDMRWNKGTILKASVDYIRKLQREQQRAKELETRQKKLEHANRHLILRIQELEMQARAHGLAVPSALCASELTARSIKREPSRGDCNQELYPAHQHHDGSDMSRPTTLDLTDGTISFNDSHGPPGDPSAYGLAPKAPLSSSSSSKLDDILMDDNLSTVGTGDPLLSSVSPGASKDSSCRSSISMEENEHGC
- the LOC105906851 gene encoding microphthalmia-associated transcription factor-like isoform X5, whose translation is MLEMLEYHPYYQVNTHLENPTKYHIQQAQRQQVKAYLSTTQQPCVSLNKLGSQVVSLPCSNQGPDHGGMPPGPGNSAPNSPMALLTLNSTEKEMDDVIDDIISLESSYNDDILGLMDPGLQMGNSIGVSANILDMYNNQGMPPPGLAISNSCPANLPNIKREFSVTPSPAMMHMLDKPGSCGKFENYQRPEGFPVEVRALAKERQKKDNHNLIERRRRFNINDRIKELGTLIPKSNDPDMRWNKGTILKASVDYIRKLQREQQRAKELETRQKKLEHANRHLILRIQELEMQARAHGLAVPSALCASELTARSIKREPSRGDCNQELYPAHQHHDGSDMSRPTTLDLTDGTISFNDSHGPPGDPSAYGLAPKAPLSSSSSSKLDDILMDDNLSTVGTGDPLLSSVSPGASKDSSCRSSISMEENEHGC